The Streptomyces europaeiscabiei genome window below encodes:
- a CDS encoding acyltransferase domain-containing protein — translation MRVVRDDRDDLRRPATGGEEGTVRRLIAEQVAAWSGGSAEDVPMDRPLADLGMSSRDAVVLAGELSRATGRELPATLVWEAATGDALVARLCRTAADIAPVAAPLREAPAPGEPVAVVGIGCRLPGGVHGPAEYWRSLCAGADAIRRVPEDRWRDFTPYPPADALPYGGYLDDIAGFDADFFRITPREAAVMDPQQRILLEVVQEALDHAAVPAASLAGSATGVFVGVSAPEYGQLTGADPAAVDPWAPAGGALSVAAGRLAYVLDTRGPSMAVDTACSSSLVAVHHACVSLRTGESDLAIAAGVNLLLSPAVTVAFRRAGALAPDGRCKPFSAAADGIGRGEGCAAVLLKRLSDAERDGDRVLAVVRATAVNSDGRSNGLLAPNPAAQQALLTTAYARAGLSPAHIDHVEAHGTGTPLGDPIEAGALGAVLGTGRDPDQPLLLGSVKGNLGHLESAAGIAGLVKTVLALHHDLIPPSLHCAEGSALKDDTRLRVVTEAEPWPRYGGTATAGVSGFGFGGTNAHAVLEEWRPGALLPPPAEEPPARLHLLSDTDATRVRDTADRLADWLATPEGSAAHPADVARTLAGRAGRGSVRAAIVAGSRAELADGLDALADGRPHARVMVGDRDLAGRGPVWVFSGYGSQWSGMGRRLLAEEPAFAAAVEKLDAQLAPECGLSLYDHLATGGGLDRLEVAQPVLFGLQLALAELWRAHGVEPAAVIGHSLGEVAAAVCAGALEVSDAARVVALRARLLSGLRGGAMAVVDLADDELALLERDFPGVHVAVHSSPGQKVVTGEEEAVARLVRRLEEEGRAARAMRVVGAGHSPQVDPLLPELTAGLADIRAGLPQVPVYSTVLDDPRGDCVFDAAHWAANLRRPVRLDRAVAAAAADGHTAFVELSPHPVLTLAITDTAPGTLALGTLHRDADTPADFLTQVGTLHTAGYRLPLPPGRVIDLPGPRWRHVRHWWTDGRPGVTAAGWATAGGGERHHEPGGIHVRTGGPEPGRVTVTTEGRVTPDGHEPGRVTMTPDGHEPGRVTMTTDGRVAPGRHMPQADRPAAGGHVAERGHVVAGGPGPDGSRQPDGRRGPDGSCGPQGRRVAEDISLSVSARLCHHIAAVTGHSPTRITPATAFAELGLDSLMAVRIRAALQREFSIELPLRDLLGAATVEDAAAHIMRALPGETAPPRDVERPVSPTGPEGASRENAPPLPLHTADSHPWLRRFDTPGPHPSLQPSNTPGPHPPLFLVHAAGGTTDVYRSLVERLGGERPVYGLERVEEARTVVEKARRYAETVAAVHPDGPCLLGGWSFGGFVAQEVARQLTAAGRDVRLVVLLDSVRPLPHPEGTPAERIRAHFTGFARHAADTYGAELALPYDELAATEDDGERVDTVLRALREAADVPQAALDHQRASYLDLRIGEAHRPGCHDGRVVLYRATEPAPHTVRDPAYERDDEALGWDEVCPRLTVVRVTGHHLSLLDPPHIDEIAAHLRRELAGETR, via the coding sequence ATGAGAGTAGTGCGGGACGACCGGGACGACCTGCGGCGGCCGGCCACCGGTGGTGAGGAGGGCACGGTGCGACGGCTGATCGCCGAGCAGGTGGCCGCCTGGAGCGGTGGGTCCGCCGAGGACGTGCCGATGGACCGGCCGCTCGCGGATCTCGGGATGTCCTCGCGGGACGCGGTCGTCCTGGCCGGGGAGCTGTCCCGGGCGACCGGCCGTGAACTGCCGGCGACGCTGGTGTGGGAGGCGGCCACGGGGGACGCACTGGTGGCACGCCTGTGCCGTACGGCGGCGGACATCGCCCCGGTGGCGGCCCCGCTCCGTGAGGCACCCGCGCCCGGTGAGCCCGTCGCGGTCGTCGGGATCGGCTGCCGGCTGCCCGGGGGCGTGCACGGCCCGGCGGAGTACTGGCGGTCGCTCTGCGCGGGTGCCGACGCGATCCGGCGGGTCCCCGAGGACCGGTGGCGGGACTTCACGCCGTACCCGCCCGCCGACGCACTGCCGTACGGCGGCTACCTGGACGACATCGCCGGGTTCGACGCGGACTTCTTCCGCATCACCCCGCGCGAGGCGGCCGTCATGGACCCGCAGCAGCGGATCCTTCTGGAGGTCGTCCAGGAGGCCCTCGACCACGCCGCCGTCCCGGCCGCGTCCCTCGCGGGCAGCGCCACCGGTGTCTTCGTCGGCGTCTCCGCGCCCGAATACGGACAGCTCACCGGCGCCGACCCGGCCGCCGTCGACCCGTGGGCGCCTGCCGGCGGGGCGCTGAGCGTGGCGGCGGGCCGACTGGCGTACGTCCTGGACACGCGGGGGCCGAGCATGGCCGTCGACACCGCGTGTTCGTCGTCGCTGGTGGCCGTGCACCACGCGTGTGTCAGCCTGCGCACGGGCGAGAGCGATCTCGCGATCGCCGCCGGGGTCAACCTGCTGCTCTCCCCGGCCGTCACGGTCGCTTTCCGGCGGGCGGGCGCCCTCGCGCCGGACGGGCGGTGCAAGCCGTTCTCGGCGGCGGCCGACGGCATCGGCCGGGGCGAGGGCTGCGCGGCCGTGCTCCTGAAGCGGCTGTCCGACGCCGAGCGGGACGGCGACCGCGTCCTCGCCGTCGTCCGCGCCACCGCCGTCAACTCCGACGGCCGCTCCAACGGCCTCCTGGCACCCAACCCCGCCGCCCAGCAGGCCCTGCTGACCACCGCCTACGCGCGGGCCGGTCTCTCCCCCGCGCACATCGACCACGTCGAGGCGCACGGCACGGGCACCCCGCTGGGCGACCCGATCGAGGCGGGCGCGCTCGGCGCGGTGCTCGGGACGGGCCGTGACCCCGACCAGCCGCTGCTCCTCGGCTCCGTCAAGGGCAACCTGGGCCACCTGGAGTCCGCCGCGGGCATCGCCGGCCTGGTGAAGACGGTGCTCGCACTGCACCACGACCTGATTCCGCCCTCGCTGCACTGCGCCGAGGGCAGCGCCCTGAAGGACGACACACGGCTGCGGGTCGTGACGGAGGCCGAGCCGTGGCCCCGGTACGGCGGTACGGCCACCGCCGGGGTCTCCGGGTTCGGGTTCGGCGGCACCAACGCCCACGCGGTCCTGGAGGAATGGCGGCCCGGCGCCCTGCTTCCGCCCCCGGCCGAGGAACCCCCGGCCCGCCTCCACCTCCTGTCCGACACCGACGCCACCCGCGTCCGCGACACCGCCGACCGGCTGGCGGACTGGCTCGCCACGCCCGAGGGCAGCGCCGCGCACCCCGCCGACGTGGCGCGCACGCTCGCCGGACGCGCGGGGAGAGGTTCCGTGCGGGCCGCGATCGTGGCGGGAAGCCGCGCCGAACTGGCGGACGGACTCGACGCGTTGGCCGACGGGCGACCCCACGCGCGGGTCATGGTGGGCGACCGGGATCTCGCAGGACGCGGCCCGGTGTGGGTCTTCTCCGGGTACGGCAGCCAGTGGTCCGGCATGGGACGCCGGCTGCTCGCCGAGGAACCCGCCTTCGCCGCGGCCGTGGAGAAGCTCGACGCGCAACTGGCCCCCGAGTGCGGGCTCTCCCTCTACGACCACCTGGCCACGGGTGGCGGCCTCGACCGTCTGGAGGTCGCCCAACCCGTCCTCTTCGGACTCCAGTTGGCGCTGGCCGAGCTGTGGCGGGCACACGGGGTCGAGCCCGCCGCCGTCATCGGCCACTCCCTGGGCGAGGTGGCGGCCGCGGTGTGCGCGGGCGCGCTGGAGGTGTCGGACGCGGCCCGGGTCGTCGCGCTACGGGCCCGGCTGCTCAGCGGGCTGCGGGGCGGGGCGATGGCGGTGGTGGACCTCGCGGACGACGAACTCGCCCTTCTGGAAAGGGACTTCCCGGGCGTGCATGTCGCCGTGCACTCCTCGCCCGGCCAGAAGGTGGTCACCGGGGAGGAGGAGGCGGTGGCCCGGCTGGTGCGCCGACTGGAGGAGGAGGGGCGGGCCGCGCGTGCGATGCGCGTGGTCGGGGCGGGCCACTCCCCCCAAGTGGATCCGCTTCTGCCGGAGTTGACGGCAGGGCTCGCGGACATCCGGGCCGGGCTCCCCCAGGTCCCCGTCTACTCCACCGTGCTGGACGACCCGCGTGGCGACTGTGTGTTCGACGCCGCGCACTGGGCCGCCAACCTGCGGCGACCCGTGCGCCTCGACCGGGCCGTCGCCGCTGCCGCCGCCGACGGCCACACCGCGTTCGTCGAACTCTCCCCCCACCCGGTCCTGACCCTCGCGATCACGGACACCGCCCCCGGAACGCTCGCCCTCGGCACCCTCCACCGCGACGCCGACACCCCTGCCGACTTCCTCACCCAGGTGGGCACCCTGCACACCGCCGGGTACCGGCTCCCCCTGCCGCCGGGCCGCGTCATCGACCTGCCCGGGCCACGCTGGCGGCATGTGCGGCATTGGTGGACGGACGGGAGGCCGGGGGTCACGGCGGCGGGCTGGGCGACGGCGGGCGGGGGGGAGAGGCACCACGAGCCCGGCGGGATCCACGTGAGGACCGGGGGCCCCGAACCGGGCCGGGTCACCGTGACGACCGAAGGCCGCGTGACGCCCGACGGCCACGAACCAGGCCGGGTCACCATGACGCCCGACGGCCACGAACCAGGCCGGGTCACCATGACGACCGACGGCCGCGTGGCGCCCGGACGGCACATGCCGCAGGCGGACCGTCCGGCGGCAGGAGGCCACGTCGCGGAAAGGGGCCACGTCGTGGCAGGGGGCCCCGGACCGGATGGCAGCCGGCAACCGGACGGGCGTCGTGGACCGGATGGCAGCTGCGGGCCACAAGGGCGGCGCGTCGCGGAAGACATATCCCTCTCCGTCTCCGCCCGCCTCTGTCACCACATCGCCGCCGTCACCGGGCATTCCCCGACCCGCATCACCCCGGCCACCGCCTTCGCCGAGCTGGGCCTGGACTCCCTGATGGCGGTGCGCATCCGCGCCGCGCTGCAACGTGAGTTCAGCATCGAACTCCCCCTGCGCGACCTGCTGGGCGCCGCCACGGTCGAGGACGCGGCGGCCCACATCATGCGGGCGTTGCCGGGGGAGACGGCGCCGCCCCGAGACGTCGAGCGGCCGGTGTCACCGACCGGGCCCGAGGGGGCGTCGCGTGAGAACGCCCCGCCCCTCCCCCTTCACACCGCCGACTCCCACCCCTGGCTTCGGCGCTTCGACACGCCCGGCCCCCACCCCTCACTCCAGCCCTCGAACACCCCCGGCCCCCACCCCCCGCTCTTCCTCGTCCACGCCGCCGGCGGCACCACCGACGTGTACCGGTCCCTCGTGGAACGGCTCGGCGGGGAGCGGCCGGTGTACGGGCTGGAGCGGGTCGAGGAGGCCCGTACGGTCGTGGAGAAGGCGCGTCGTTACGCCGAGACGGTTGCCGCCGTGCACCCCGACGGGCCCTGCCTGTTGGGCGGTTGGTCGTTCGGCGGCTTCGTCGCCCAGGAGGTGGCGCGGCAGCTCACGGCCGCCGGGCGGGACGTACGGCTGGTGGTGCTCCTGGATTCCGTACGGCCGCTCCCCCACCCCGAGGGCACGCCGGCCGAGCGGATCCGCGCCCACTTCACCGGCTTCGCCCGCCATGCCGCCGACACCTACGGAGCCGAACTGGCACTGCCGTACGACGAGTTGGCCGCGACGGAGGACGACGGCGAGCGCGTCGACACGGTGCTGCGGGCCCTGCGGGAGGCGGCCGACGTGCCGCAGGCAGCCCTCGATCACCAGCGGGCCTCCTATCTGGACCTGCGGATCGGCGAGGCACACCGGCCGGGCTGCCACGACGGGCGGGTGGTGCTGTACCGGGCCACCGAGCCGGCCCCGCACACCGTGCGCGACCCGGCGTACGAGCGGGACGACGAGGCGCTCGGGTGGGACGAGGTGTGCCCGCGTCTGACCGTCGTCCGGGTCACGGGCCACCATCTGTCGCTGCTCGACCCGCCGCACATCGACGAGATCGCCGCCCATCTGCGGCGGGAGCTCGCCGGGGAGACCCGCTGA
- a CDS encoding helix-turn-helix domain-containing protein, which produces MAAPTPPHGVPDGPDAAPVPPELAKLLRDQLEEVADQVEEEVCRQVPEYASRSVDGASRALLRSGVVQALTLFVDHIADPRGRGDSITAIYHELGRGEALEGHSLETLQSALRVGGLHAWRLLGRTTEELGLDSSVMAGLGELAFRTVHEVAEAAAAGYAEGRLRSTDELERRRGRLLALLLGERPVLPEAVRDLAHGAQWSVPTHVAVVVLAASPDRREERPLAAAGALVDMESRPPRMLVPDPDGSGGFGGRAFTLALRGRPAAIGPSVPLTEAASSLRWATRALGLMGRGILPRQGVVRCADHLSTLLLHSDEPMLAQLRTQVLAPLDTVAEGPRGRLAETLLAWLLGGSNVPEVAARLHIHPQTVRYRLRQLEKLFGDALHDPGARLDLILALRAEALRDDDTFTS; this is translated from the coding sequence TTGGCTGCCCCCACCCCGCCGCACGGTGTACCGGACGGCCCCGACGCCGCCCCGGTACCGCCCGAACTGGCCAAACTGCTGCGCGACCAGTTGGAGGAGGTCGCCGACCAGGTGGAGGAGGAGGTGTGCAGACAGGTCCCGGAATACGCCTCCCGGTCGGTTGACGGAGCGAGCCGCGCACTGCTCAGATCGGGGGTCGTGCAGGCGCTCACCCTGTTCGTCGACCACATCGCCGATCCACGCGGCCGGGGAGACTCGATCACCGCGATCTACCACGAGCTGGGGCGTGGCGAGGCGCTGGAGGGCCACAGCCTCGAAACGCTGCAGTCCGCGCTGCGGGTCGGGGGGCTGCACGCCTGGCGGCTGCTGGGCCGCACGACGGAGGAACTCGGGTTGGACTCCTCGGTCATGGCCGGGCTGGGTGAACTGGCGTTCCGGACGGTGCACGAGGTGGCCGAAGCCGCGGCGGCGGGGTACGCGGAGGGCCGGCTGCGCAGCACGGACGAGCTGGAACGGCGCCGGGGGCGGCTGCTCGCCCTGTTGCTGGGCGAAAGGCCGGTGTTGCCGGAGGCGGTGCGTGACCTGGCGCACGGCGCCCAGTGGTCCGTGCCGACGCACGTCGCGGTCGTCGTCCTCGCGGCCTCGCCCGACCGGCGGGAGGAGCGGCCGTTGGCCGCCGCCGGGGCGCTGGTGGATATGGAGTCCCGGCCACCACGGATGCTCGTGCCCGACCCGGACGGCTCGGGCGGCTTCGGCGGCCGGGCGTTCACGCTCGCGCTGCGGGGGCGGCCGGCGGCGATCGGGCCTTCGGTTCCGCTCACGGAGGCCGCCAGTTCGCTGCGCTGGGCCACCCGTGCGCTCGGGCTGATGGGGCGCGGCATCCTGCCCCGGCAGGGCGTGGTGCGCTGCGCCGACCATCTGTCGACGCTGCTGCTGCACAGCGACGAACCGATGCTCGCCCAGCTCCGGACACAAGTGCTGGCCCCGCTGGACACGGTCGCGGAGGGGCCGCGCGGCCGGCTCGCCGAAACCCTCCTGGCGTGGCTGCTCGGCGGCAGCAACGTGCCCGAGGTCGCCGCCCGCCTCCACATCCACCCGCAGACGGTCCGCTACCGCCTGCGCCAGCTGGAGAAGCTCTTCGGCGACGCCCTGCACGACCCCGGCGCGCGTCTGGACCTCATCCTCGCCCTGCGCGCGGAGGCATTGCGGGACGATGACACGTTCACCTCATAA
- a CDS encoding pectate lyase family protein — translation MRSLRTVPALTLALLLGATAPVEADTVAGTEAAPRAETSPTGFAAVDALGQNGTTGGAGGATVTATTTEQFLEYIDTVGPLVIRVQGTVDITSKQGVRPHKTIVGVGSSAVVNGGGLDFYRSYNVIVRNIRFTGAEDDAVNVGQGSHHIWIDHNEFVAPLDGAVDVVRGAEYVTVSWNWFNKTDKSMLLGHSDGNGSQDAGKLKVSIHHNFFDGSRQRHPRVRFGEPVHVYNNYYKGNAVYGVASTMNAGVVVEGNHFEGVPNPCYSASGYDASGPGRLVQRNNHFAGSGTCETNGTVTEPRTYYSYTLDPAANVPALVRAGAGTGRIGA, via the coding sequence ATGAGGTCGTTACGTACAGTCCCCGCGCTCACGCTCGCCCTGCTGCTCGGCGCGACCGCGCCCGTCGAGGCGGATACCGTCGCCGGCACGGAAGCGGCACCCCGGGCGGAGACGTCCCCCACCGGTTTCGCCGCCGTCGACGCGCTCGGGCAGAACGGCACCACCGGGGGAGCGGGTGGCGCGACCGTGACCGCCACCACCACCGAGCAGTTCCTGGAGTACATCGACACGGTGGGCCCGCTCGTCATCCGGGTGCAGGGCACCGTCGACATCACCAGCAAGCAGGGCGTCCGGCCCCACAAGACGATCGTCGGCGTCGGCTCCTCGGCCGTCGTCAACGGCGGCGGGCTGGACTTCTACCGCTCGTACAACGTCATCGTGCGGAACATCAGGTTCACGGGCGCCGAGGACGACGCCGTCAACGTCGGCCAGGGGTCCCACCACATCTGGATCGACCACAACGAGTTCGTGGCGCCCCTCGACGGGGCCGTCGACGTCGTGCGCGGCGCCGAGTACGTCACCGTGTCCTGGAACTGGTTCAACAAGACCGACAAGAGCATGCTGCTCGGCCACTCCGACGGCAACGGCAGCCAGGACGCGGGGAAGTTGAAGGTCTCGATCCACCACAACTTCTTCGACGGCTCACGGCAACGGCACCCTCGGGTCCGCTTCGGCGAACCGGTGCACGTCTACAACAACTACTACAAGGGGAACGCCGTCTACGGCGTCGCCTCGACCATGAACGCGGGCGTCGTGGTCGAGGGCAACCACTTCGAGGGGGTCCCCAACCCGTGCTACTCCGCGAGTGGTTACGACGCCTCCGGGCCGGGCCGGCTGGTCCAGCGGAACAACCACTTCGCAGGGTCCGGCACCTGCGAGACCAACGGCACGGTGACCGAGCCGCGCACCTACTACTCCTACACGCTGGACCCCGCCGCGAACGTCCCGGCCCTCGTACGGGCCGGGGCAGGCACCGGAAGGATCGGTGCCTGA
- a CDS encoding cutinase family protein, producing the protein MRIRLCLAALSLAGGAGLATVSAPTATAAACTDIDVVAARGTFEPGTLGFIVGDPVYSALQKKIAGKSLSSYKVNYPADLSLTSAAQGNTDLVNHVRSQAASCPNQRFILVGYSQGANVVDNSIGISSAGAVVGSPIVATIPAALEPRVFAVLLFGNPIRAIGKSVTGTYQSRTIDFCAAGDPVCENGGGDVGAHLGYRANADAAAAFAATKV; encoded by the coding sequence ATGCGTATCCGCTTGTGCCTCGCCGCCCTCTCGCTGGCCGGCGGGGCCGGACTGGCCACCGTCTCGGCACCCACGGCCACGGCCGCGGCCTGCACGGACATCGACGTCGTCGCGGCTCGCGGCACGTTCGAGCCGGGCACGCTCGGCTTCATCGTCGGCGACCCCGTGTATTCCGCGCTGCAGAAGAAAATCGCGGGCAAATCCCTGTCCAGCTACAAGGTGAACTACCCCGCGGACCTTTCTCTCACCTCGGCCGCACAGGGCAACACGGATCTGGTGAACCATGTCAGGAGCCAGGCCGCCTCCTGTCCGAACCAGCGTTTCATTCTCGTCGGCTATTCACAGGGCGCGAACGTCGTCGACAACTCCATCGGCATCAGCAGTGCCGGCGCGGTGGTCGGCAGCCCCATCGTGGCCACCATCCCCGCCGCGCTCGAACCCCGGGTCTTTGCGGTGCTGCTGTTCGGCAACCCCATCCGGGCCATCGGCAAGAGCGTCACCGGCACCTATCAGAGCCGCACCATCGACTTCTGCGCGGCCGGTGACCCCGTCTGCGAGAACGGCGGCGGGGACGTGGGCGCCCACCTCGGCTACCGCGCGAACGCCGATGCGGCGGCTGCCTTCGCCGCGACCAAGGTCTGA
- a CDS encoding alpha/beta hydrolase — protein MSRRSVTRAAATTAVAALFGAATTGTAGATTRRTTSSRTTSRAGAGRAAAAATTPTIPTARSVTRLGPRTVDVSLPSAALGRNATVRLILPSSFDARPARTYPVLYLLHGAHDDYTSWTRETDIEAFTAGRELIVAMPDAGPTGIPTAWRGGPDYETFQVGEVPALLARDYRASGVRAVAGVSTGGYGAMAHAARHPGTFRAAASYSGILDTTAPGVPTLMDAIVARENLAPLSLWGNPILNLLTWRDFNPRSRAAGLRGTSLYVSSGSGVVGGIGDWLPEALESVLWPSAHAFTDTLALLRVPVTTHFYAGGGHGWAYWKREFAASWPVLAGALGVPA, from the coding sequence GTGTCCCGACGCTCCGTCACCAGGGCGGCCGCCACCACCGCCGTGGCCGCCCTCTTCGGCGCCGCGACCACCGGCACGGCCGGGGCAACCACCCGCCGGACCACCTCCAGCCGGACCACCAGCCGCGCCGGCGCAGGCCGGGCCGCCGCCGCAGCCACCACCCCGACCATCCCCACCGCCCGGTCCGTCACCCGCCTCGGCCCCCGTACCGTCGACGTCTCCCTCCCCTCCGCCGCCCTGGGCCGGAACGCCACGGTCCGGCTGATCCTCCCCTCCTCGTTCGACGCGCGGCCCGCCCGGACGTACCCCGTGCTGTATCTGCTCCACGGCGCCCACGACGACTACACGTCATGGACCCGGGAGACGGACATCGAGGCGTTCACGGCGGGCCGGGAGCTGATCGTGGCGATGCCGGACGCGGGCCCGACCGGCATCCCCACCGCCTGGCGGGGCGGCCCGGACTACGAGACGTTCCAGGTGGGCGAGGTCCCGGCGCTGCTCGCCCGCGACTACCGGGCGTCCGGGGTCCGGGCGGTCGCCGGGGTCTCCACCGGCGGCTACGGGGCGATGGCGCACGCGGCACGTCACCCGGGGACGTTCAGGGCGGCGGCCTCGTACAGCGGCATCCTCGACACGACGGCACCCGGGGTGCCGACCCTGATGGACGCCATCGTGGCCCGCGAGAACCTGGCGCCCCTGTCACTGTGGGGCAACCCGATCCTGAACCTGCTCACCTGGCGGGACTTCAACCCGCGCTCCCGGGCGGCGGGGCTGCGCGGCACCTCCCTGTACGTGTCGAGCGGCAGCGGAGTTGTCGGCGGCATCGGCGACTGGCTTCCCGAGGCGCTGGAGAGCGTGCTGTGGCCGTCCGCCCACGCGTTCACGGACACGCTAGCCCTGTTGCGGGTCCCGGTGACCACACACTTCTACGCCGGCGGAGGGCACGGCTGGGCCTACTGGAAGCGGGAGTTCGCGGCGTCGTGGCCGGTGCTCGCCGGTGCGCTGGGGGTGCCGGCGTGA